A region of Pongo pygmaeus isolate AG05252 chromosome 15, NHGRI_mPonPyg2-v2.0_pri, whole genome shotgun sequence DNA encodes the following proteins:
- the LOC129013196 gene encoding LOW QUALITY PROTEIN: rootletin-like (The sequence of the model RefSeq protein was modified relative to this genomic sequence to represent the inferred CDS: inserted 2 bases in 2 codons; substituted 3 bases at 3 genomic stop codons) → MHWRAACGGSRDSGPRPHRSAPSRAKAIRPAEAPPRPAQTPPGLLALIHSALHKRQLQVQGEEQPGPQPAGGPAADRGAAAEGGEAAGCPGGAAAPAGLAGGRAGGCGAGWRSHRQLEQLEGKHSVLAKELVEVREVLSHATLQRDMLQAEKDEVSEALTKAEAGRMELEPSMTKLRAEEXSLRDSLSKLSALNESLAQDKLDLNRLVAQLEEEKATLQGRQWQVEQEATVAWEEQEQLEELHRELVGLRQQIITTQEKASLDKELMAQKLVQAEREXQASLREQQAAHEEDLQXLQSEKEAAWQELEAKRAQLQSELQCEQEELLVRLEAEKEELSEEIAALQQERDEGLLLANGKKQQALSLKESEKTALSEKLMGTRHSLATISLEMERQKRDAQSRQEQDQSTVNSLTSEMXDLRAQLEEAAAAHTQEVRRLQEQVXDLGKQRDSSLCEEEELWTQLRLLEDAHDGLRRELLEAQCKLPESQEGREVQHQEAGELWHSLGDGTKEPKALQCSNEELWAAVKKAESERISLKLANENKEQKLALLEEARTAVGKEAGELRTGLQEVEHSWLEARREQQELRHQMKMLDSENTRLGQELAELQGHLALGEQAEKESRWETLGLQQVLMKGEASLEVMWQEVTEQAGGLVPLSSPQQEAGGHPNAGTILKGHSLGFGVPPLLRQDAHGRTRVLQFQCQLPGNILVPPALPPPPPRAITPSNFLPESWAAWIPISALKLPSVENNQITFGVSLCRPDWSAVAQSQLTANSVSGVQVVFLPRPLDLSLPGSGEGLSTLECSPGSKPPSPGPATSPARPELDPEAVPGALREFLQELGSAQRERDELRTQTGALNRQLAKMEAERDSATSRVRQLQKAVAESEEAGCSVDGRLSGVKAELALQEEIVRHSDRGHRATLDQVATLERSLQATESELQASQEKISKMKASETKLEGDKRRLKELPDASESRTVKLELQRRSLVGELQSSHLGLSDLEAQAQALQDPVDSLQRQVADSEVKAGTLQLTVEWLNGALAKVEESEGALWDKVWGLTEALAQSSASLNSTQDKNLHLQKALTACEHDHQVLPGPVPQEWLDAARQALSEAWKQSSSLGEQVQKLQGEVADLQLQRMEAEGQLQQLQEMRARWQEGEAAALHTVQKLQDERRLLQERLGSLQRALAQLEAKKREVECSALRLEKDRVALRRTLDKVEQEKLRSREDTVLLSAEKGRLDRTLTGAELELAEVQRQIQQLEV, encoded by the exons CCATAGACAACTAGAGCAGCTGGAAGGGAAGCACTCAGTCCTGGCCAAGGAGCTGGTGGAGGTGAGGGAGGTGCTGAGCCACGCCACACTGCAACGGGATATGCTGCAGGCCGAGAAGGACGAGGTGTCCGAGGCGCTGACCAAG GCTGAGGCTGGCCGCATGGAGCTCGAGCCCTCCATGACCAAGCTGAGGGCAGAGG GCTCCCTGCGGGACTCCCTGTCCAAGCTGAGCGCCCTCAACGAGAGCCTTGCTCAGGACAAGTTGGATCTGAACCGCCTTGTCGCCCAG CTGGAGGAAGAAAAGGCCACCCTGCAGGGCCGGCAGTGGCAGGTGGAGCAGGAGGCCACAGTGGCATGGGAAGAGCAGGAGCAGCTGGAGgagctccatc GGGAGTTGGTGGGCCTGCGGCAGCAAATAATAACTACACAGGAGAAAGCCAGTCTAGACAAGGAGCTGATGGCCCAGAAGCTGGTACAGGCTGAGCGGG CCCAGGCCTCTCTGCGGGAGCAGCAGGCAGCCCACGAGGAGGACTTGCAGTGACTCCAGAGTGAAAAG GAGGCAGCATGGCAGGAGCTGGAGGCCAAGCGGGCTCAGCTGCAGAGTGAGCTGCAGTGTGAGCAGGAGGAGCTGCTGGTCCggctggaggctgagaaggaagagCTGAGTGAGGAGATTGCTGCCCTGCAGCAGGAGCGCGATGAGGGCCTCCTCCTGGCCAACGGCAAGAAGCAGCAG GCCTTGTCTCTGAAGGAGTCTGAGAAGACGGCGCTGTCAGAGAAGTTGATGGGTACACGGCACAGCCTGGCCACCATCTCCCTGGAGATGGAGAGGCAGAAACGAGATGCCCAGAGCCGGCAGGAGCAGGACCAG AGCACCGTGAATTCTCTGACATCCGAGATGTAGGACCTAAGGGCCCAGCTGGAGGAGGCTGCTGCAGCCCACACCCAGGAGGTGAGGAGGCTGCAAGAGCAGGTCTGAGACCTGGGCAAGCAGCGGGACTCCTCTCTTTGTGAG GAAGAAGAGCTTTGGACCCAGCTGCGTCTCCTGGAGGATGCCCATGATGGGCTGCGGCGggagctgctggaggcccagTGCAAGCTGCCTGAGAGCCAGGAGGGCCGGGAGGTGCAGCACCAGGAGGCAGGCGAGCTGTGGCACAGCCTGGGCGATGGCACCAAGGAGCCCAAGGCCCTGCAGTGCTCCAACGAGGAGCTTTGGGCCGCTGTGAAGAAGGCAGAGAGCGAGCGCATCAG CCTGAAGCTTGCCAATGAGAACAAGGAGCAGAAGCTGGCACTCCTAGAGGAGGCACGGACAGCCGTGGGcaaggaggctggagagctgCGAACTGGGCTGCAGGAGGTGGAGCACTCATGGCTGGAGGCTCGGCGGGAGCAGCAGGAGCTCCGGCATCAG ATGAAGATGCTGGACAGTGAGAACACCAGACTGGGCCAGGAGCTGGCGGAGCTGCAGGGCCACCTGGCGCTGGGTGagcaggcagagaaggagagCAGGTGGGAGACCCTGGGCCTCCAGCAGGTGCTGATGAAGGGTGAGGCCAGCCTGGAGGTGATGTGGCAGGAGGTGACTGAGCAGGCGGGTGGGCTGGTGCCTCTTTCCTCCCCCCAGCAGGAAGCAGGTGGGCACCCCAATGCTGGGACCATTCTGAAAGGCCACTCCCTAGG TTTCGGTGTCCCTCCGCTGCTAAGGCAGGATGCTCATGGCAGGACCCGTGTCCTGCAGTTCCAGTGCCAGCTTCCAGGTAATATCCTGGTTCCACCCGCCCTgccccctccacctccccgggCCATCACTCCAAGCAATTTTCTGCCAGAGAGTTGGGCTGCCTGGATTCCCATCTCAGCCCTGAAACTTCCCAGCGTTGAGAACAACCAAATcactttt ggagtctcactctgtcgcccagactggagtgcagtggcacagtctcagctcactgcaaactctgtctccggggttcaagtggttttcctgcctcggcctctggacctcagcctcccag GAAGTGGGGAAGGGCTCAGCACCTTAGAATGCAGCCCTGGGTCTAAGCCACCATCTCCAGGACCTGCCACCTCCCCGGCTCGTCCAGAGCTGGACCCGGAGGCAGTTCCTGGGGCCCTCCGGGAATTCCTGCAGGAGCTAGGGAGTGCCCAGAGAGAACGG GATGAACTTCGGACCCAGACCGGTGCCCTGAATCGCCAGCTGGCCAAGATGGAGGCTGAGAGGGACAGCGCAACCTCGAGGGTCAGGCAGCTGCAGAAGGCAGTGGCTGAGAGTGAGGAAG CCGGGTGCAGTGTGGATGGGCGGCTGAGCGGGGTCAAGGCAGAGCTGGCGCTGCAGGAGGAGATTGTGCGGCACAGTGATCGGGGGCATCGGGCCACACTGGACCAGGTGGCCACACTGGAGAGGAGCCTGCAGGCCACCGAGAGCGAGCTCCAGGCCAGCCAG GAGAAGATCAGCAAGATGAAGGCCAgtgaaacaaagctggagggcGACAAGCGGCGCCTGAAGGAACTCCCGGACGCCTCCGAGAGCCGCACCGTCAAGCTGGAGCTGCAGCGGCGCTCGCTTGTGGGGGAGCTGCAGAGCAGCCACCTGGGCCTGAGTGACCTCGAGGCCCAAGCCCAGGCCCTCCAGGATCCGGTGGATTCCCTGCAGAGACAG GTGGCCGACAGCGAGGTGAAGGCAGGGACCCTGCAGCTGACTGTGGAGTGGCTGAACGGGGCTCTGGCCAAGGTGGAGGAAAGCGAGGGGGCCCTGTGGGACAAGGTGTGGGGCCTCACAGAGGCCCTGGCCCAGAGCAGTGCCAGCCTCAACAGCACTCAGGACAAAAACCTGCATCTACAGAAGGCTCTGACCGCCTGTGAACATGACCACCAAGTACTCCCAG GCCCTGTCCCCCAGGAATGGCTGGATGCTGCCCGGCAGGCATTATCTGAGGCATGGAAGCAGAGCAGCTCCCTGGGCGAGCAGGTGCAGAAGTTGCAAGGAGAGGTGGCTGACCTGCAGCTGCAGCGGATGGAGGCAGAGGGCCAGCTACAACAGCTACAGGAGATGAGGGCCAGG TggcaggagggtgaggctgcagccCTGCACACGGTCCAGAAGCTGCAGGACGAGCGGCGGCTGCTGCAGGAGCGCCTGGGCAGCCTGCAGCGTGCCCTGGCTCAGCTGGAAGCCAAGAAGCGGGAGGTGGAGTGCTCAGCCCTGCGGCTGGAGAAGGACCGTGTAGCCCTCAGGAGGACGCTGGACAAG GTAGAGCAGGAGAAGCTTCGTAGCCGTGAGGACACAGTGCTGCTGAGCGCAGAGAAGGGCCGCCTGGACCGCACCCTCACGGGGGCTGAGCTGGAGCTGGCAGAGGTGCAGAGGCAGATCCAGCAGCTGGAGGTCTGA